A window of Penaeus monodon isolate SGIC_2016 chromosome 40, NSTDA_Pmon_1, whole genome shotgun sequence contains these coding sequences:
- the LOC119597790 gene encoding plastin-3-like — protein MAVIDLVDAINPGTVNYDNVRTGGQEEDNIANAKYAISMARKIGARIYALPEDITEVKPKMIMTVFACLMARDYIPSMDAKKN, from the exons ATGGCCGTGATCGATCTGGTCGATGCCATTAACCCCGGGACGGTGAATTACGATAATGTCAGGACGGGCGGgcaggaggag GACAACATCGCCAACGCCAAGTACGCGATCTCCATGGCCAGGAAGATCGGCGCGCGCATCTACGCCCTCCCCGAGGACATCACCGAAGTCAAGCCGAAGATGATCATGACGGTGTTTGCCTGCCTCATGGCTCGGGACTACATCCCTAGCATGGATGCCAAGAAGAActag